A genomic region of Staphylococcus roterodami contains the following coding sequences:
- the sapep gene encoding Mn(2+)-dependent dipeptidase Sapep gives MWKEKVQQYEDQIINDLKGLLAIESVRDDAQASEDTPVGPGPRKALDYMYEIAHRDGFTTHDVDHIAGRIEAGKGEDVLGILCHVDVVPAGEGWDSDPFDPVVTEDAIIARGTLDDKGPTIAAYYAIKILEDMNVDWKKRIHMIIGTDEESDWKCTDRYFKTEEMPTLGFAPDAEFPCIHGEKGITTFDLIQSKLSEDQDEPDYELISFNSGERYNMVPDHAEARVLVKENMTDVIQDFEYFLEQNHLQGDSTVDSGILVLTVEGKAVHGMDPSIGVNAGLYLLKFLASLNLDNNAQAFVAFSNRYLFNSDFGEKMGMKFHTDVMGDVTTNIGVITYDNENVGRFGINLRYPEGFDFDKAINRFTSEIEQYGFEVKLGKVQPPHYVDKNDPFVQKLVTAYRNQTNDMTEPYTIGGGTYARNLDKGVAFGAMFSDSEDLMHQKNEYITKKQLFNATSIYLEAIYSLCVEE, from the coding sequence ATGTGGAAAGAAAAAGTTCAACAATACGAAGATCAAATTATTAATGACTTAAAAGGTTTATTAGCAATTGAAAGTGTGAGAGATGACGCGCAAGCATCAGAAGACACACCAGTCGGACCAGGTCCTCGTAAGGCATTAGACTACATGTATGAAATTGCACATAGAGATGGATTTACAACACATGATGTTGACCATATCGCAGGAAGAATTGAGGCTGGCAAAGGCGAAGATGTATTAGGTATCTTATGTCATGTTGATGTTGTTCCAGCTGGTGAAGGTTGGGATAGTGATCCATTTGACCCAGTTGTAACGGAAGATGCAATTATAGCAAGAGGAACATTAGATGATAAAGGACCAACGATTGCTGCATATTATGCAATTAAAATACTTGAAGATATGAATGTAGATTGGAAAAAACGTATTCATATGATTATCGGTACAGATGAAGAATCAGATTGGAAATGTACGGATCGTTATTTTAAAACGGAAGAAATGCCTACTTTAGGATTTGCACCTGATGCTGAGTTCCCATGTATTCATGGCGAAAAAGGTATTACTACATTTGATTTAATTCAAAGTAAATTATCTGAAGATCAGGATGAACCTGATTATGAGTTGATTTCATTTAATTCAGGTGAACGATACAATATGGTACCTGATCATGCTGAAGCTAGAGTACTTGTCAAAGAAAACATGACAGATGTCATTCAAGATTTTGAGTACTTTTTAGAACAAAATCATTTGCAAGGTGACAGTACTGTAGATAGCGGAATCTTAGTTTTAACTGTTGAAGGTAAAGCAGTTCATGGTATGGATCCATCTATTGGCGTAAATGCAGGTCTATATTTATTGAAGTTCTTAGCTTCATTAAATCTTGATAACAATGCACAAGCGTTTGTCGCCTTTAGTAATCGTTATTTATTTAATTCAGATTTCGGTGAAAAAATGGGTATGAAATTCCATACTGATGTTATGGGAGATGTAACAACAAATATTGGTGTAATTACATATGATAATGAAAATGTAGGCCGATTTGGTATCAATTTAAGATATCCAGAAGGATTTGATTTTGATAAAGCGATAAACCGTTTTACAAGTGAGATTGAACAATATGGATTTGAAGTAAAATTAGGTAAAGTTCAACCACCGCATTATGTTGATAAAAATGATCCTTTTGTACAAAAATTAGTAACTGCTTATAGAAATCAAACAAACGATATGACGGAACCTTATACTATAGGTGGCGGTACATATGCGAGAAACTTAGACAAGGGTGTAGCA
- a CDS encoding NAD(P)/FAD-dependent oxidoreductase, with translation MYQTIIIGGGPSGLMAAVAASEQNENVLLIEKKKGLGRKLKISGGGRCNVTNRLPYAEIIKNIPGNGKFLYSPFSIFDNESIIDFFESRGVKLKEEDHGRMFPVSNKAQDVVDTLISTIKSQHVTIKEEEAVSRIEINDEHIFTVYTQNNCYESHSLVIATGGTSVPQTGSTGDGYHFARHFGHTITELFPTEVPITSTESFIKTNRLKGLSLKDVELSVLKKNGKKRISHQMDMLFTHFGISGPAALRCSQFVYKEQKNQKAQQITMAIDVFPELNHEQLKQNISKLLADAPDKIIKNSLHGLIEERYLLFILEKSGINENTTAHHLSNQQLNDLVNMFKGFEFKVNGTLPIDKAFVTGGGVSLKEIQPKTMMSKIVPGLFLCGEVLDIHGYTGGYNITSALVTGHVAGLYAGQYSHSIQAD, from the coding sequence ATGTATCAAACAATCATTATCGGTGGCGGTCCTAGTGGCTTAATGGCTGCAGTAGCTGCAAGCGAACAAAATGAAAATGTCTTGCTTATAGAAAAAAAGAAAGGATTAGGTCGCAAACTAAAAATATCTGGTGGTGGTAGATGTAATGTGACAAACCGACTACCTTATGCCGAAATAATTAAAAACATACCAGGAAACGGCAAATTTTTATATAGTCCATTTTCAATATTTGATAATGAGTCTATTATTGATTTTTTTGAATCGCGTGGTGTCAAATTAAAAGAAGAAGATCATGGTCGTATGTTCCCAGTATCCAATAAAGCCCAAGATGTCGTGGATACCTTAATATCAACTATAAAAAGTCAACATGTGACAATTAAAGAAGAAGAAGCAGTTAGTCGTATTGAAATCAATGATGAACATATTTTTACTGTATATACGCAAAATAACTGTTATGAAAGTCATTCACTTGTCATTGCTACAGGCGGTACGAGTGTCCCACAAACAGGTTCAACAGGAGATGGTTATCATTTTGCCCGTCATTTTGGTCATACCATTACTGAACTGTTTCCGACTGAAGTACCTATTACATCGACTGAATCTTTTATTAAAACTAATCGTTTAAAAGGTCTAAGCTTGAAAGATGTTGAATTGTCAGTACTAAAGAAAAATGGCAAAAAACGTATTAGTCATCAAATGGACATGTTGTTCACTCACTTTGGAATCAGTGGTCCAGCTGCCTTAAGATGTAGTCAATTTGTTTATAAAGAACAAAAAAATCAAAAAGCACAACAAATTACTATGGCAATAGACGTTTTCCCTGAATTAAACCACGAACAACTAAAACAAAATATAAGCAAATTATTAGCTGATGCACCAGATAAAATAATAAAAAATAGTTTACATGGTTTAATCGAAGAGCGTTATTTACTTTTTATTTTGGAAAAATCAGGTATTAACGAAAATACTACAGCACATCATTTATCAAATCAGCAACTAAATGATTTAGTAAATATGTTTAAAGGTTTCGAATTCAAAGTTAATGGCACTTTGCCAATTGATAAAGCCTTTGTAACAGGTGGTGGCGTCTCATTAAAAGAAATTCAACCTAAAACGATGATGTCTAAAATAGTTCCTGGGCTATTTTTATGCGGAGAAGTATTAGATATTCATGGCTATACAGGTGGTTATAATATTACAAGTGCTTTAGTAACTGGTCATGTCGCTGGATTGTATGCAGGACAATATTCTCATTCTATACAAGCAGATTAA
- a CDS encoding rRNA pseudouridine synthase: MRIDKFLANMGVGTRNEVKQLLKKGFVTVNNQIIKSPKAHIEPNEDSVLVHREIIKYIEHVYIMLNKPKGYVSATEDQQSQTVIDLIPEYQHLNIFPVGRLDKDTEGLLLITNDGNFNHELMSPNKHVSKKYEVISKHPITEENIKAFKEGITLSDGKVKPAILTYIDDRTSHVTIYEGKYHQVKRMFHSIQNEVIHLKRIKIADLELDSNLKSGNYRLLTENDFHKLNLK, translated from the coding sequence ATGAGAATAGATAAATTTTTGGCGAACATGGGTGTAGGTACACGAAATGAAGTTAAACAGTTACTAAAAAAAGGCTTTGTTACGGTGAATAATCAAATCATCAAGTCTCCAAAAGCACATATTGAACCAAATGAAGATAGCGTATTGGTTCATAGAGAGATAATTAAATATATTGAGCACGTTTATATTATGCTAAATAAGCCTAAAGGATATGTTTCGGCAACCGAAGATCAACAATCGCAAACAGTTATTGATTTAATTCCTGAATATCAACATTTAAATATTTTTCCGGTTGGTAGATTAGATAAAGATACTGAAGGTTTATTGTTGATTACAAATGATGGCAATTTTAATCATGAACTAATGAGTCCTAATAAACATGTTTCCAAAAAATATGAAGTCATCTCAAAACATCCAATCACAGAAGAAAATATCAAAGCTTTTAAAGAAGGTATCACGCTATCTGATGGTAAGGTTAAGCCAGCAATATTGACTTATATTGATGATCGAACGTCACACGTTACAATTTATGAAGGGAAATATCATCAAGTTAAACGAATGTTTCACAGTATTCAAAATGAGGTAATACATTTAAAACGTATAAAAATTGCTGACTTAGAACTAGATAGCAATTTAAAGTCAGGTAATTATCGTTTATTAACAGAAAATGATTTTCACAAATTAAATTTAAAATAA
- a CDS encoding polysaccharide biosynthesis protein, with product MSESKEMVRGTFLITISILITKVLGVLFIIPFNYLIGGQENMAPFTYAYAPYNIAIAVATAGVPLAASKYVAKYNAIGAYKVSQKFYKSSFIVMSITGVLGFLVLYFLAPYISELTLARNVHDKNGWSVDDITWIIRIISMVVIFIPVLATWRGIFQGYKSMGPTAVSEVTEQIARVIFILIGSYLVLNVFDGSILLANGIATFAAAVGAIIGIFTLWYYWRKRKHNIDRMVESDYTDIDVSYGKMYKEIIAYSIPFVIVSLNYPLFNLVDQFTHNGALSLVGVPSQLQDIFFNMLNMSTNKIVMIPTSLSAGFAVSLIPYITKTFAEGRLHEMHHQIRTSIGVLMFITVPASIGIMALAQPLFTVFYGYDPIVLGHDPNHDGSRLLFYYAPVAILISLLSVTASMLQGIDKQKLTVYVILASVVIKLVLNYPLIMLFHTPGAVLSTSIALLFAIGCNFYILKKYAKFKFSYSWIHFAKIFLYSFIMMIGVEVVFFLANLILEPTKLGYLIIIILGVTVGVLIYGTLTIKTRLADEFLGEIPEKLRRRVRFLR from the coding sequence ATGAGTGAAAGTAAAGAAATGGTGCGTGGAACCTTTTTAATTACAATAAGTATATTAATTACAAAAGTGTTAGGCGTACTTTTTATCATTCCATTCAACTATTTAATTGGTGGACAAGAAAATATGGCGCCGTTCACATATGCTTACGCACCATATAATATTGCAATTGCAGTTGCGACAGCAGGTGTACCACTTGCGGCTTCCAAATATGTTGCGAAATATAATGCGATTGGTGCATATAAAGTCAGTCAGAAATTTTATAAATCTAGTTTTATTGTAATGAGTATTACAGGTGTCTTAGGGTTTTTAGTACTATATTTCCTTGCACCATATATTTCTGAATTAACACTTGCTAGAAATGTACATGATAAAAATGGTTGGTCAGTAGATGACATAACTTGGATTATTAGAATTATCAGTATGGTTGTAATCTTTATTCCAGTATTAGCAACATGGAGAGGTATATTCCAAGGGTATAAGTCAATGGGACCAACAGCAGTTTCTGAAGTAACTGAGCAAATTGCGCGTGTTATTTTCATATTAATTGGTAGTTATTTAGTACTTAATGTTTTCGACGGATCAATTTTATTAGCAAATGGTATTGCAACATTTGCTGCAGCCGTTGGGGCGATTATAGGTATTTTCACATTATGGTATTACTGGAGAAAACGTAAGCATAATATCGATCGAATGGTCGAATCTGATTATACTGATATAGATGTGTCATATGGAAAAATGTATAAAGAAATTATTGCGTATAGTATTCCATTTGTAATTGTAAGTTTAAATTATCCATTGTTTAACTTGGTAGACCAATTTACACATAATGGTGCATTATCATTAGTAGGTGTCCCTTCACAATTACAAGATATTTTCTTTAATATGTTGAATATGTCTACAAACAAAATAGTTATGATTCCAACATCTTTAAGTGCTGGTTTTGCAGTAAGTTTAATTCCTTATATTACAAAAACATTTGCTGAGGGTCGATTACATGAAATGCACCATCAAATTAGAACATCAATTGGTGTATTAATGTTTATAACTGTTCCAGCAAGTATTGGAATTATGGCATTAGCACAACCATTATTTACTGTGTTCTATGGTTATGACCCAATCGTATTAGGACATGACCCTAACCATGATGGTAGTCGATTACTATTCTATTATGCACCTGTAGCGATTTTAATTTCTTTATTAAGTGTTACAGCATCAATGTTACAAGGGATTGATAAACAAAAATTAACGGTATACGTTATTTTAGCTTCAGTTGTGATTAAATTAGTATTGAACTATCCATTAATTATGTTGTTCCATACACCGGGTGCTGTGTTAAGTACAAGCATCGCATTATTATTTGCGATTGGATGTAATTTCTATATTCTTAAAAAATATGCAAAATTCAAATTCAGTTATAGTTGGATTCATTTTGCAAAAATATTCTTATATTCATTCATTATGATGATTGGTGTAGAAGTGGTATTCTTCCTTGCAAATCTAATCCTTGAACCAACGAAACTAGGTTATTTAATAATTATAATTTTAGGTGTAACAGTTGGTGTGTTAATCTATGGAACATTAACAATCAAAACACGTCTTGCAGATGAATTTTTAGGTGAAATTCCTGAAAAATTAAGACGTAGAGTTAGGTTTTTACGATGA
- a CDS encoding YtxH domain-containing protein, whose protein sequence is MAKGNLFKAILGISGAVAAVLVTRKDSRNKLKAEYNKYKQDPQTYKNNAKDKATQLGNIANETIQEVKNNPKDYAARLKNDPKAFFEEEKSKFTDLDNKTEDSIEEGKFDDEGGAAPNNNLRVVTEEDLKKNKNALSDKK, encoded by the coding sequence ATGGCAAAAGGAAATTTATTTAAAGCGATTTTAGGTATTAGTGGTGCAGTTGCAGCAGTACTTGTTACACGTAAAGATAGTCGTAATAAATTAAAAGCTGAATACAATAAATATAAGCAAGACCCACAAACATATAAAAATAATGCAAAAGATAAAGCAACACAATTAGGCAACATTGCCAATGAAACAATCCAAGAAGTTAAAAATAACCCTAAAGATTATGCTGCTAGATTGAAAAATGATCCAAAAGCATTTTTTGAAGAAGAAAAATCTAAATTTACAGATTTGGATAATAAAACTGAAGACAGTATTGAAGAGGGTAAATTTGATGATGAAGGTGGCGCAGCACCGAATAATAATTTGCGTGTAGTTACAGAAGAAGATTTAAAAAAGAATAAAAACGCGTTGTCTGACAAAAAATAA